The genomic DNA cccctcagccggtaccgccgccgcctcagccccgtcagccagcaccgcagccgccgtcgcctcagccggcaccgccgccgccgccgcttcagccccctcagcctgtaccgccgccgcctcagacccctcagccggtaccgccgccgccgccgcctcagccccctcagccgttaccgccgccgccgccgcctcagccccctcagccggcaccgcagccgccgtcgcctcagccggcaccgcagccgccgccgcttcagccccctcagctggcaccgcagccgccgccgcctcagccggcaccgcagcctcaaccgccgccgccgccgccgccgcctcagccccctcagccagcaccgcagccgccgccgccgccgccgccgccgcctcagccagcaacgcagccgccgtcgcctcagccggcaccgcagccgccgccgcttcagccccctcagccggtaccgccgccgcttcagccccctcagccagcaccgcagccgccgccgccgccgcctcagccggcaccgcagcctcaaccaccgcagccgccgtcgcctctgccggcaccgcagccgccgccgcctcagccccctcagccggcaccgcagcctcaactgccgccgccgcccgtccaccgtgggtcaggagccgctgcacagacggtgagtccctgcgggtccctccccagccctgcgcgggtatccgtccctccctcggcctcccccgaaggccccgaggcggtccgggccccaggcctctgcttacccggctgcgaaactcgggaaggaacggggctgtgttgtgatccgaggccgcgcgtcccgttcggcttcctctgggccactccccacccctctccttctccgggccaggtgtaacattttgtcttcccttttcaactgagggtttaaaacagtgtttcagataactgtcaaaatgctatgcatgcaaaaccctaggttaacttaagggaaggagtaggagagaagaggggaaggagcgaagttcactggtcacttctgtgggggtgggttagatggtcacagtggtgaacgcttaactgctacatggccccgtgcgcttaccagcatagtcgttactgttactaaccccggacagcactggtgttaaggaggcatgaccacggaccgtgtgctcattgagcttaattttacacaaactaagatttccacagaatcaagacaggcagtaaacgccagctgca from Camelus bactrianus isolate YW-2024 breed Bactrian camel chromosome 3, ASM4877302v1, whole genome shotgun sequence includes the following:
- the LOC141577257 gene encoding uncharacterized protein LOC141577257, producing MADSCSTDSTSHPALPTLLAVPRNPAPEPPSRSPCSTPRPSPGRSDSSSRGGSLGPRGGRGSHWRRPLPPAVNPAARPRPTGGAWQDAGPRGLSGRLQDGRALGVRTCWRPRAPLTATAADRSRQSSWRLRGLSPRGGRPPWRPWKSWRRPSSPSSPSSGRRLSPLSRHRSRRRLTRYRRRLSPLSRYRRRLSPVSQHRSRRRLSRHRRRRRFSPLSLYRRRLRPLSRYRRRRRLSPLSRYRRRRRLSPLSRHRSRRRLSRHRSRRRFSPLSWHRSRRRLSRHRSLNRRRRRRRLSPLSQHRSRRRRRRRRLSQQRSRRRLSRHRSRRRFSPLSRYRRRFSPLSQHRSRRRRRLSRHRSLNHRSRRRLCRHRSRRRLSPLSRHRSLNCRRRPSTVGQEPLHRRKVKMHVHNIKKITSIYDVIRTT